The DNA sequence TGTGTTGGTCGCTTCACGGTTCTTGAGCAGGGAGGAGTCTCTCCCATCTGTGCTCACAACTGTTAGCATGTTCCTGAATCCCTATTTCTCAAGGCCATGGTGCACATCCTTTGAGATTCGcatcaggaggctggagagatgactcagtggttaagagctggcTGCTCTTGGTTTACTTCCTAACACCTATACAGCTGCTCAACGGTGTGTGTACTTACAGTCTCAAAGAACCAACACCATCTTTTGGCCacctaggcacacatgtggtatacagataAGATTTTGGAATCAGCTTATTACTTTGCTCCAACCTCTTCCCTTGTCGATGTTTTGAGAGAATAATGAAAAAGCGAGAGAAAGTTCCTAATGTATTTTCTGTTGCATTAATTGATAATTCATGGGCCCAGAGTGTTGACTGATCCAGCCCAGACTGCTGTTGTGTACCTTCCTTCTGcttagtttttatgttttctgcCCTCTATCATAAGATACACTTTGATTAATAAGATATGTcatctgagaaagaaaacatgtagtccttttttccccccatctATCCTTTTTCAATAGAAACTTAATTTTAGGTTCTAATTTTGATTGAGAAACCAAATCCCTTTCCTTTTTAATAGGATCAGAACTTATCTGTGAAAGTCAAGAGAACTCCTGGGATTCCTCTCATGTTCATTATTCAGAACACTATAGTGTTGGACAAGCCTTCTCCCCGAACAGTGGCCTTTGTGAAGGCAGTGGAGGCAGGCCAGCTGGTCTCAGTGCACGAGAAACAAAGTATCAAGCAGCTCAAGGAGGAGCAAGGGCTGGTGCGGAACCCAgacctgaggaggaggaggaggaaaaagaaggtggGCGGCCCCAATCCTCTGAGCTgcctgaagaaaaagaagaaaacacaggatacAAAGTCCCCTGCTccggagaagaaaaggaagaggaaacgGATTCGGAAGAGATCCACCCCAAAAGTGTCTTCTGAGCAGCCTGGTGCAGAGGGCTGATGTGTGTGGAGATACTGGGAAGACAGTGGGAACTGACTTCCTGCTCAAACTGGGAAAATGTGTATACCAGAGGACTAACTTATTGTTGTAAAATAATACTGCTACAAACACTTTTGCCAAAATTAAAGACTGGTTAGGTTTGTCAGTGTGCATCTTCAGTTGTTGCTTTGGGGgatgcatttttattataaaattatctcCAGTTTCTCCCCTTCTCACCCTCCaagtgctgtgtctgtgtgtggtatatgaggTATTTGAGTAGTATGTGtttttgagtctctctctctctctctctctctctctctctctctctctctctctctctctctctctctctctctcNNNNNNNNNNNNNNNNNNNNNNNNNNNNNNNNNNNNNNNNNNNNNNNNNNNNNNNNNNNNNNNNNNNNNNNNNNNNNNNNNNNNNNNNNNNNNNNNNNNNNNNNNNNNNNNNNNNNNNNNNNNNNNNNNNNNNNNNNNNNNNNNNNNNNNNNNNNNNNNNNNNNNNNNNNNNNNNNNNNNNNNNNNNNNNNNNNNNNNNNNNNNNNNNNNNNNNNNNNNNNNNNNNNNNNNNNNNNNNNNNNNNNNNNNNNNNNNNNNNNNNNNNNNNNNNNNNNNNNNNNNNNNNNNNNNNNNNNNNNNNNNNNNNNNNNNNNNNNNNNNNNNNNNNNNNNNNNNNNNNNNNNNNNNNNNNNNNNNNNNNNNNNNNNNNNNNNNNNNNNNNNNNNNNNNNNNNNNNNNNNNNNNNNNNNNNNNNNNNNNNNNNNNNNNNNNNNNNNNNNNNNNNNNNNNNNNNNNNNNNNNNNNNNNNNNNNNNNNNNNNNNNNNNNNNNNNNNNNNNNNNNNNNNNNNNNNNNNNNNNNNNNNNNNNNNNNNNNNNNNNNNNNNNNNNNNNNNNNNNNNNNNNNNNNNNNNNNNNNNNNNNNNNNNNNNNNNNNNNNNNNNNNNNNNNNNNNNNNNNNNNNNNNNNNNNNNNNNNNNNNNNNNNNNNNNNNNNNNNNNNNNNNNNNNNNNNNNNNNNNNNNNNNNNNNNNNNNNNNNNNNNNNNNNNNNNNNNNNNNNNNNNNNNNNNNNNNNNNNNNNNNNNNNNNNNNNNNNNNNNNNNNNNNNNNNNNNNNNNNNNNNNNNNNNNNNNNNNNNNNNNNNNNNNNNNNNNNNNNNNNNNNNNNNNNNNNNNNNNNNNNNNNNNNNNNNNNNNNNNNNNNNNNNNNNNNNNNNNNNNNNNNNNNNNNNNNNNNNNNNNNNNNNNNNNNNNNNNNNNNNNNNNNNNNNNNNNNNNNNNNNNNNNNNNNNNNNNNNNNNNNNNNNNNNNNNNNNNNNNNNNNNNNNNNNNNNNNNNNNNNNNNNNNNNNNNNNNNNNNNNNNNNGGAAGAgtggtcgggtgctcttacccactgagccatctcaccagcccaccttaCATTTTCTTAATATATAAGTGCTATAGTATTTATCGGCCAGAAACTCATTTTTAGCATTGTgcatggctgagcaaggcaacAGGTAGTGTGGGTAAATGTATTGCATTGCTCTTCCTGAAACTTAATAGCTTTGGGCTTCTATGTTGCCCAGAACATGGCATATAGTTACACTCATCCAATAGTTTCAAGTTATTTTTACTATGCAATATTTAGCTGGGTTCTCCTGATATCCTCCATGGCTGTGCTTTCTGCTGAGCATGCTACTCATGTTGTTAGGTATTGTCCTCTGGAGAACTGTCACAGTAGGCATTTTTCTTCTTGCATTCCCTTGCAAGAAGCACACAGCATGTAAGAAATCCATATTTTGAGAGTATCTACTGCCTTTATTACAAACTATATGAGTCCTAGCTGAAGTTCACTTCAATTTTCTTAaatcttgtttatttgttgtccTAAGGAAAACATTCCATTTTTAAGCCCCACATGTTCAATAACGtgttgatttttggttttgataGCTGATCTGAATACTATCAATGGCAAGAATTCTAAAATAATGTTCTACTGGGTATCCTGTTGAAGTGTCCAAATTATTCGTTCCAATTAGAAATCTTTTATGTCTGAATGTATGTAAAGTAATATGGTTGTGATTTGATAAGTTTAATAATAGTTTTTCATGTAAGTagaatgaaatgtttaaaatctttaaaataggcCATTTTATTGTACAAActttttcttacaatttttagTTTAGATGTAAGTGGAGGGCCAGAAGGATGGCTGCACCCATCCAAAATTATGAAAACGCCCCAGCCCACtccacagagaagggggagggtgaTGAGGGACCATTCCTGGTACTGTAAGCCCTGGGCAGTCAGGCCATGTGGAGAGCTGACGTTGATGGTTCTCTGAGTTGACATAGCAGCAAACAGCCTTTTAAATATCTACCTTACTACAAAAAGTTCCCGTCCATAATCACAGAATCTTCTGTCTGTCATGAGTGGTGCTGAATACAGAGAGTCATACCTCCCCACAATGCAGCTGTGACAGTTCTGACCCACAGCCCTAAAAAAGACAATTATATCACCCTCCAAGGCTCAAGAAGTCAGACGTGAACTAAGAACCAGAAGATGGGATGAGGGTTTGCAAAATGCTGTTTTCTAGACTAGATAGAGTCACTGAAATGATCAACTCCAATCTTGTTACCTGCCCTGGGTCCATCTAACATAGGCCTCATTAATAGCCAAGGTGGGGGCCCTACCATTTACTTCTGAACCATTTGCTATTGGTAGATTCTGAGAGAGGGGGAATCACTGTCTCTGGCTGTGTACCCACTGCTGAGCCCAACATGCTCTAGTGGAGAGCTTCAAAAGCATGGTCCCCAGACAGCACGGGTCACAGTGAAAGATCAGGGGGCTCACCCAGACAGCACTGGTCACAGTGAGAGATCATGGTCCCCAGACAGCACTGGTCACAGAATGGTCCCCAGAAAGCACTGGTCACAGTGAGAGATCATGGTCCCCAGACAGCACTGGTCACAGAATGGTCCCCAGAAAGCACTGGTCACAGTGAGAGATCATGGTCCCCAGACAGCACTGGTCACAGAATGGTCCCCAGAAAGCACTGGTCACAGTGAGAGATCATGGTCCCCAGACAGCACTGGTCACAGAATGGTCACCAGACAGCACTGGTCACAGTGAGAATGGTCCCCAGACAGCACTGGTCACAGTGAGAGatcaggaggaagggggaggccATGCGGGACAGAAGGTGAGAGTGGCCACTATCCATTTTGAATGTGTAAAATTGTCTAAGAACAATTTCAGTTGATCTAAGGAAAAGTACTGGCTAATTGCAATACATCTATCTCAGGTTGGTTTCAGAGTACCCAGCATGTAGTGTTCacttagaacttttaaaatactgcCACCCATGACTACTTCATTATAGGAACATGGGAATTTTCCATTAGGAGGGTTGGAAATGACTACACCGGGACCCACCAAAATTGTGAAGTGAAAGGTCTATGCCAAGTTACGCATTTTCACTTCCTTATGTAAGATCTTGCCTGCTTTTTCCTATACAACTGGTAAATCTGCCACTTGGAAAAGACACTTGTGGTCAGGATGTCTTACAGCAGTATTTATCGGCTTAGCTGAGATCTAGGCATTGCTACACTTCTTAAATAATTCTTCACTAAGTACTTAGTGCAAACCATAGAATTCAGGTTCTAAATTTACTCTTTAAAGGACATTGTGGTTTACTAGGATATAGCAACAAGACCAGGCCTAAGAAGATGCTTGTTGGTGGAGTGCTCACATGCCATTATGAGAAAAGAATTCATCTCCtgcaccacaaacacacacatgaagaaacacatgaaattcttgtcacttaaaaaaatgaaaaaaaaaaaaaaaaaaacaacgtgCCGggcgtggcgcacgcctttaatcccagcacttgggaggcagaggcaggcagatttctgagttggaggccagcctggtctacaaagtgagctccaggacagccagggctacacagagaaactctgtcttgaaaaaccaaaaaaaaaaaaaaaaaagcaacaaatatTTCTTAACACTAGACACCATGTTATAAAGCAGATTTTTAACTAGTATTGGACAAAAAGAAATAGCAAGCGAGCTCACTGTAACTACCATTGCTTAAGCTCTAAATACCACTTAGTCTacatttcagttttattatttggACCCAATTACTAGTCTCCCTTCCACGTTAGGAGTTATTGTGATTGGGTAATAAACAAGTCAAGTTTCCAGTCCAGAAAGCACAGTAGGCTTGTGAACTCACTATTTCCCTTTGGGCTTCTGACTTTATAATTGTTAGACACACTTAGAGACTGCGCATATAGTCATGTTGTCTCTCAAGTCTAGATCAAAGCTTATTAGGGTAGGAAAAGTCAAGCAGAAGCTGTCGGGCTTTCTTCGAGTAGGAAAGTAAACCCAAAGCTAGGCCCTCGCGGGCAGAGTTTCGGAGATCACTCCCATCATCCCATGCTAGAGCAAGGCAGATGTGCTGATTTCACCAGAGGGTCCGAGTTACCAATACCAAGACACTTAAAAGCCAGTCAGATCAAAGTCCCATCTGACACTGCTGTCTTGACAAGCTGCAAAGTACTCTCTCCACCTTTTAACTCCCTTGAACTCCTCTCTTATTTGTGAAGGAGAAAAGGCAGGCAGTagaatgagagagaacatgcatcCTGTAAAGGACATACGTGGAGAATAGAACAATAACTAATACTAAAAAAAGACAACACAGCGCCTAAAATGGGCACAGAATACAAACAGACCCCGGTACTAAGAAATCTGCAAATGGCCCATGAGCACAAGCAAAGATGCTCCGTATTATTAGCCGCCAGGGAAATGGAAATTACACCACGATAAGGTGTCCCTTCACACAGTAGGACTGCCATAACCAAGCAGACAGAAAACAGCAAGTGAGTGTGAAGGAAAAACCAGACCGGCATATATTGTTAGCGTGATTTTAAAACGGCAACTCTCTTGGAAAACAGTCTGGCAGTTTTTCAAATTGTTAAACATGCATTTACAACATTATCTGGCAGATTCACTCCTGGGTATATGTTTGAGAGAAATTAAACAGATGTCCAAATGCAACTTATATGCAAGAATCCACAGTGGcgctattaataacaataaaagggGGAACATCGTGAACGTTTGCCCATTGGCAAACACAGCACAATGAAATGGAGTGTTGCATGCAGGAAAGAAGAACAGAGCCATAAACTCTGAGATGGTTGAGCCTTGAAAGCTTGCTACCTGGAAGAAACCAAGGGATAGAGTATTTATTGTATGACTACATTTCTATAAAACGTGAAGAATACGGGACTCTATAGTCAGAAATGATTTGTAGATTTCTATGGCAAAGGGAATGGGGGCAGAtaggagggaaagaggcagaggttttttgggggtggggaatgaaaagaataaagttaATTTTGCTACGGATACCTCACCATGAGAATATAGTAGTATCATTTGATCTTGTATACTTAGTTGACTCTGTCCtgaattaaattaattatatctTATTAGTTTGAAAAATATACTCATGATAAGCATAGTATGCGTGAGTCAGTTGAGTAATCATGATGACTGAACAAAATATCAACTGGCTTctttcaaagagagaaaaaaaatgttccgACAAGCCATCTGTATACTAatgtgtcatttcttttcttcctgtgaactCACCTCAGGTGGTTCTCTACCAGCCTAATGCTCCCTGTCCTCTGTCCGATGCAGTCAGAAGGCTGCCATCCGTTCCATTTAGTTGCCAGAATGTTCCAGATAACCCACAGGTAGTCATTGCTAAGAAGGTAAATAGCTTCCAGATACTCCTCATTTTACACGACCACTCCACAATGATGTTTTGACCAAGTTGACTTGACAATGATAATGTTGGTGCGACGAGGGAGTTCTGGTCTCCAGAGCTGAACTAGCAAATGTAAGCCATGGAATGGTGAGCAAGAGGAGCAGGGTGCGGCTTAGCTGCGGAGCAGTCATGTCCACACTAGCTGGTTAGTTTTCCACATTCAGAAAGAGTTGTGCATAATGGTGAATGTCCAAGAGCATCATTGAGAGTTAGATAAACACATTCATGTCCCGTCCCATCTGAGTCTCCCGAGGATGATGGTAAGCCAGACAGCCGGGTAGGCACGGAGCAGCTCTGACCACagcagtttgggttttactgTGATTTTACTCCCTGCGTTGGAACTTTTAGACACTTCAAACAGCCACTAGGATGTTCTTTGAAgttcagtgactttttttttttttaaattgatgctTGTGTTAGTTTTTCTCTTCTGAGACAAAACCACTCATAAAGGAGGATCTGTTGATGTTGGCTCATTGTTTCAGAGGTTTCTGCCCATGTTTATTTGGCCTGGTTGCTTAGACCTGTGGGAACACAATATATTATGGTGGGAGCATGTGGTAGGGGGCTGTTCACCTCATGGTAAttagaaatgaaattagaaaatggaaggaaaggaagcaggcaggACCCCAGTATCTTCTTCTAGGGTGTGCAGCCAAGGGCACACTCCTACTCGGCTGTACCTAAAGTTCCAGCACCTTCCAAAATCACCACAGGCTAGGACAATACTTGTACAATATTGTCCTTTAAATTATATCACCATTGTTTTGTAGTAGTGGCTAATTCCATTTATGGCCCATATTTACTGAGTGTGATGAATATTGGATGAAAGAAACTGACTTCGATGAACTCTACCATCATCTGTATTCCAGGGTCTCAAAGCATTATAACTAACTCGTGACTCCCTAGATCACAGTGCTTGTCTTTGATGTACTGTAAGAAAGTGGCCGCCTTCGTTTGGCTTGCTTATTCACCTCGCATATAGATCAACtcctccaccctgcccccaaGGCATTTTGAAATAaccagtactttttaaaaaaatacactaaatggactcagtgggtcTAAAAAGAGAGCACATGTGAGTAGTAAAGGCATAAAAGGGATGTGAGGGGGCATGATGAGA is a window from the Mus pahari chromosome 17, PAHARI_EIJ_v1.1, whole genome shotgun sequence genome containing:
- the Utp23 gene encoding rRNA-processing protein UTP23 homolog, which translates into the protein MKITRQKHAKKHLGFFRNNFGVREPYQILVDGTFCQAALRGRIQLRDQLPRYLMGETQLCTTRCVLKELETLGKELYGAKLIAQKCQVRNCPHFKSPVSGSECLLCMVDEGNPHHYFVATQDQNLSVKVKRTPGIPLMFIIQNTIVLDKPSPRTVAFVKAVEAGQLVSVHEKQSIKQLKEEQGLVRNPDLRRRRRKKKVGGPNPLSCLKKKKKTQDTKSPAPEKKRKRKRIRKRSTPKVSSEQPGAEG